One Sulfolobus sp. S-194 DNA segment encodes these proteins:
- a CDS encoding molybdopterin-dependent oxidoreductase, which yields MMIACTRDCYDTCIFDSNYKPLNIFPVNGFTCSRGITDLKRNEINRVDSAYIEGKPVSIDEAVKYVVKKIKEVRKEEILHVDYDGNQGLLTWYYPARLWNVIGAASTDYSICSAEGHEAIKIHYGTSFGALPEDFAKYNAVVFWGSEAVFSFIHGWRILSNKYKITIDVRMSETAKRSEKVYIINPSSDAFLAIGIIKTLFYEGLYDSSLIDDIETLKNYVNSYDFSSIEEVTGLSQEEIEELAELYYYYKPLTIIGFALGRTYNGGDAISLISLIPALLGIKRGFFYSNSQGGGIDFSYLRGLHIAKPSRIIGMAEVGKEVEKGNVKFLFNWNSNPIHSLPGSDKIKEALEEGKLFLVSHDPFWNETTKIANVVIPAPTFLEKYDVVYSYWHNYIVYNEPIRSQKGITEVELMKKFAKEYGIISHPLIGENEWSAVNNAIRGTGVSLQELKDKKIVKINKTIEVNKVKVEPLPKLTLPPKGIYLVFSSHPNHTNSQFKEIYSQMPIAYNSQFDGIGYLENSNGKVKVLLKKDESIPNNVVFMFKSSLIGLDNNPVNSLIGSEKGRYGGTPLLNGYTVNIRLIK from the coding sequence TGAGATTAACAGAGTAGACTCAGCCTACATTGAAGGTAAGCCAGTTTCTATAGATGAAGCTGTAAAGTACGTAGTAAAAAAGATAAAAGAAGTTAGGAAAGAGGAAATTCTTCACGTTGATTATGATGGAAACCAAGGTCTATTAACGTGGTATTACCCAGCAAGATTATGGAACGTAATAGGTGCAGCATCAACTGACTACTCAATCTGCTCTGCTGAAGGACATGAAGCTATTAAGATTCACTATGGTACTTCTTTTGGTGCATTACCAGAAGATTTTGCTAAGTATAATGCTGTAGTCTTTTGGGGATCAGAAGCTGTTTTCTCTTTTATTCATGGATGGAGAATTCTATCTAACAAGTACAAGATAACAATTGATGTAAGAATGAGCGAGACTGCAAAAAGAAGTGAAAAGGTGTATATTATAAACCCTAGTTCGGACGCATTTTTGGCAATTGGTATTATTAAAACGTTATTTTATGAAGGTCTTTATGATTCTTCATTAATTGACGATATAGAAACCCTTAAGAATTATGTAAATTCTTATGATTTCTCTTCAATAGAAGAGGTTACTGGTTTATCTCAAGAAGAAATTGAAGAGTTAGCTGAACTTTATTACTATTACAAACCCTTAACAATAATTGGTTTCGCTTTAGGAAGAACATATAATGGTGGTGATGCTATTTCATTAATTTCTTTGATTCCCGCTTTATTGGGCATTAAAAGAGGCTTCTTCTACTCAAACAGTCAAGGAGGGGGAATAGACTTTTCTTATCTCCGTGGCCTACATATAGCAAAACCGAGCAGAATTATAGGTATGGCTGAGGTAGGGAAAGAGGTCGAAAAAGGTAATGTAAAGTTTCTATTTAATTGGAATTCTAATCCTATTCATTCTTTGCCCGGAAGTGATAAAATAAAAGAAGCTTTAGAAGAAGGAAAGCTGTTTTTGGTTTCTCATGATCCTTTCTGGAATGAGACCACAAAAATAGCAAATGTTGTTATTCCAGCACCAACTTTTTTAGAAAAGTATGATGTAGTATATAGTTATTGGCATAACTATATTGTTTACAACGAGCCTATTAGATCACAAAAAGGGATTACTGAAGTTGAATTAATGAAAAAGTTTGCCAAAGAATACGGGATTATTTCCCATCCTCTTATTGGAGAAAACGAATGGAGTGCTGTAAATAATGCAATAAGAGGTACTGGAGTTTCTTTACAAGAATTAAAAGACAAGAAGATAGTTAAAATAAATAAGACTATTGAAGTTAACAAAGTTAAAGTCGAGCCTTTACCTAAACTAACTCTCCCTCCTAAGGGAATTTACTTAGTCTTCTCTTCGCATCCTAACCATACAAACTCCCAGTTTAAGGAAATATATTCTCAAATGCCTATAGCATATAATAGTCAGTTTGATGGTATAGGTTATCTAGAAAATTCTAACGGTAAAGTTAAGGTACTTCTGAAGAAAGACGAGAGCATACCTAACAATGTAGTTTTCATGTTTAAGAGTTCCTTGATTGGATTAGATAATAATCCAGTTAACTCGCTTATTGGTAGTGAAAAGGGAAGATACGGAGGAACTCCATTACTTAACGGATATACTGTTAATATTAGATTAATAAAATAA
- the sso7d gene encoding chromatin protein Sso7d encodes MATVKFKYKGEEKEVDISKIKKVWRVGKMISFTYDEGGGKTGRGAVSEKDAPKELLQMLEKSGKK; translated from the coding sequence ATGGCAACAGTAAAGTTCAAGTACAAGGGAGAAGAGAAGGAAGTAGATATAAGTAAGATAAAGAAGGTATGGAGAGTAGGCAAAATGATAAGTTTCACCTATGATGAGGGTGGAGGAAAGACTGGTAGAGGAGCTGTAAGCGAGAAAGACGCTCCAAAAGAACTACTACAAATGTTAGAAAAATCCGGAAAGAAATAA